A window from Brachyhypopomus gauderio isolate BG-103 chromosome 6, BGAUD_0.2, whole genome shotgun sequence encodes these proteins:
- the aunip gene encoding uncharacterized protein aunip codes for MKPTQRKTSTATSAATEECGVWLDVAELRAKKPKKRLTRPISKLLNPLAQSGGYSLAVALNFTQTKLDMPATKQSTISSFFQPQRRTSKPKEERRTSHCSEMSFTPLPRAHAGIKRKHGTAFELSSESSKDTSHISQVHPQDSDASFKRETGEFCKDSGKEKHFLNLIWGFDSEEPEPAEKRRRPEDVIFENNREVQKEADKAIFDGFRPADEIEDIPEILQHDSNEHSNQKHGKGGSSAHNSVKGFQSQEPLRTCIQRPVFTTRSVVESQNAIKHQSKAQKEPELCEPYQHRIQGSPEKTKYKENSRATSPSLHVKHRPLQEQFPHSPAQLFSKVKYGQSSKKSVKELLGDEGDSLAMLFTQDSDGFRVIANHKGRVRCPLKDCTNSAEGIDYSNIPKPLEPEDTLDLEPEMLFTQDSLGNMVIKH; via the exons ATGAAACCTACTCAGAGGAAGACGAGCACAGCAACCTCAGCAGCAACGGAAGAATGCGGAGTTTGGCTGGACGTCGCTGAATTAAGAGCAAAGAAACCGAAG AAACGACTGACACGGCCAATATCCAAACTGCTGAACCCGCTGGCGCAGTCAGGTGGTTACAGCCTGGCAGTAGCACTGAACTTCACACAGACCAAGCTGGACATGCCCGCAACAAAACAGAGCACCATATCGTCGTTCTTTCAACCACAGAGGAGAACGAGTAAGCCTAAAG AAGAACGTAGAACCTCTCACTGTTCGGAGATGTCCTTTACTCCACTTCCAAGGGCCCATGCGGGAATTAAACGAAAGCACGGAACAGCATTTGAATTGTCTTCTGAATCTAGTAAAGACACCAGTCATATCTCTCAAGTGCACCCACAGGATTCTGATGCCAGCTTTAAGAGGGAGACAGGTGAATTCTGCAAAGACAGTGGAAAAGAGAAGCATTTTTTAAATTTGATTTGGGGATTTGATTCAGAAGAACCTGAACCCGCAGAAAAGAGAAGACGTCCAGAAGACGTTATATTTGAAAATAATCGAGAGGTGCAAAAAGAAGCCGACAAAGCGATTTTTGACGGATTCCGACCTGCTGATGAGATTGAAGATATACCTGAAATTCTGCAACATGATTCAAATGAGCATTCTAACCAGAAACACGGCAAGGGAGGTTCTTCAGCTCATAACTCTGTGAAGGGTTTTCAGAGTCAGGAGCCCTTAAGGACTTGTATTCAGAGGCCTGTTTTTACCACAAGATCAGTCGTAGAGAGCCAAAACGCAATAAAACATCAGTCTAAGGCTCAAAAAGAGCCAGAGCTATGTGAACCCTACCAACATCGTATTCAGGGGTCACCTGAGAAGACAAAGTATAAAGAAAATAGCAGAGCCACATCACCCTCACTACATGTTAAACATCGTCCTTTGCAGGAACAGTTCCCTCATAGCCCAGCACAGCTTTTttcaaaagtgaaatatggtcAGTCGTCTAAAAAGTCAGTCAAAGAGTTGCTGGGGGATGAAGGAGATTCTTTAGCCATGTTATTCACTCAAGACTCCGATGGCTTTCGGGTGATTGCCAACCACAAAGGACGGGTTAGATGTCCGCTGAAGGACTGCACTAATTCAGCTGAAGGCATCGATTACTCAAACATACCAAAGCCACTGGAACCAGAGGACACCTTGGACCTAGAGCCAGAAATGCTGTTCACACAGGACTCTCTGGGAAACATGGTCATCAAACACTAA
- the vps28 gene encoding vacuolar protein sorting-associated protein 28 homolog yields the protein MFHGIPASGGMGGAPANKPELYEEVKLYKNAREREKYDNMAELFAVVKTLQALEKAYIKDCVTPNEYTGACSRLLVQYKAAFKQVQASDVGSIDDFCRKYRLDCPLAMERIKEDRPITIKDDKGNLNRCIADIVSLFITVMDKLRLEIRAMDEIQPDLRELMETMNRMSNMPPDSEAKDKVSLWLTTLSSMSAADELDDSQVRQMLFDLESAYNAFNRFLHSS from the exons ATGTTTCACGGAATACCTGCTTCAGGAGGGATGGGAGGGG CGCCAGCCAATAAGCCAGAACTATACGAG GAGGTCAAGCTGTATAAAAATGCAAGAGAAAGGGAAAA GTATGACAACATGGCCGAGCTGTTTGCTGTAGTAAAGACACTCCAAGCCTTAGAAAAGGCGTACATTAAGGATTGTGTCACTCCCAATGA ATACACAGGTGCCTGCTCAAGATTGCTCGTCCAGTACAAGGCAGCATTCAAACAGGTCCAGGCTTCAGATGTGGGCTCCATTGATGACTTTTGTAGGAAATACAGG CTAGACTGCCCACTGGCAATGGAGAGAATCAAAGAAGACCGCCCAATTACCATAAAAGATGACAAAGGCAACCTGAATCGCTGCATTGCAGATATTGTATCT CTCTTCATCACAGTGATGGACAAACTAAGATTGGAGATTCGAGCCATGGATGAG ATCCAGCCAGATCTTCGGGAGCTAATGGAAACCATGAACAGGATGAGTAACATGCCACCAGATTCAGAGGCCAAGGACAAAGTCAGTCTTTG GTTGACCACACTGAGCAGCATGTCAGCGGCTGATGAGTTGGATGACTCTCAGGTTCGTCAGATGCTGTTTGACCTGGAGTCTGCCTATAACGCCTTCAACCGGTTCTTGCACTCCTCCtaa
- the cap2 gene encoding adenylyl cyclase-associated protein 2 — translation MEALIERLEQAVIRLEVVSAKLQGCFGNMANGDINGLNGESQCMEAFDHLLRGPLSGYMKNSQIIGGDVAKHAEMVQNALQVQRTFLKMVSTHQEPTQTVLADLLRPISEQIEAIQNFREKNRGSHLFNHLSAVSESIPALGWVAVSQKPEPYVKEMNDAAVFYTNRVLKDYKDTDPCHVEWVRFYLGIWTEMQTFIKRHHTTGLVWSKTGPVAPPSLLTAPPAGPCPPPPPPPPLPPAFPDEPPRAESGAGQRSALFAQLNQGESVTKGLKHVSDEQKTHKNPTLRSQGGTHHTSPVKDKAPGSTPTPAKKHSPVLELEGKKWRVEHQDKAHALLIEETELRQVVYVFSCTNSTLQIKGKVNSIIVDNCKKLGLVFDNVVGILEVINSRDIQLQVLGKVPTISINKTEGCQVYLSQESLGCEIVSATSSEMNILVPQGDDDYKEFPVPEQFKTVWDGSKLVTEPTEIAG, via the exons ATGGAAGCACTAATTGAGCGACTGGAACAAGCTGTGATTCGCCTTGAGGTGGTTTCAGCCAAGCTTCAAGGCTGCTTTGGGAATATGGCCAATGGTGACATCAATGGACTTAATG GTGAGTCCCAGTGCATGGAAGCATTTGACCATCTACTGAGGGGCCCTCTCTCTGGATACATGAAGAACAGCCAGATTATTGGAGGCGACGTGGCAAAGCAT GCTGAGATGGTTCAAAATGCCCTGCAGGTTCAGCGAACCTTCCTCAAAATGGTCAGCACACACCAGGAGCCCACACAG ACAGTGCTGGCAGACCTCCTCAGACCCATCTCGGAGCAGATTGAGGCGATCCAGAACTTTAGAGAGAAGAACCGGGGCAGCCATCTGTTCAACCACCTGTCTGCCGTCAGCGAGAGCATTCCTGCGCTGGGCTGGGTGGCCGTG AGTCAGAAACCAGAGCCCTATGTGAAGGAGATGAACGATGCTGCCGTGTTCTACACCAACAGAGTTCTGAAAGATTACAAAGACAC TGACCCATGCCATGTGGAGTGGGTGCGTTTCTACCTGGGTATCTGGACGGAAATGCAGACCTTTATCAAACGGCACCACACCACCGGACTGGTCTGGAGCAAGACT GGTCCCGTAGCTCCTCCTTCGCTGTTGACGGCTCCACCTGCTGGTCcgtgcccccctcctcctcctccacctccacttcCGCCTGCATTCCCAGACGAGCCCCCCAGGGCTGAGAGCGGCGCGGGGCAGCGTTCAGCCCTGTTCGCTCAGCTCAACCAGGGGGAGTCAGTCACTAAAG GGTTAAAGCACGTGTCTGATGAGCAGAAGACCCATAAAAACCCTACTCTCCGCTCTCAGGGTgggacacaccacacctctccagTTAAAGACAAAGCTCCTGGCTCCACTCCCACACCAGCTAAAAAGCATTCTCCAGTTCTGGAACTGGAAGGGAAGAAGTGGCGAGTG gaaCACCAGGACAAGGCTCATGCTCTGCTGATAGAAGAGACAGAACTCAGACAGGTGGTATACGTGTTCAGCTGCACCAACTCCACACTTCAGATCAAAGGCAAAGTCAACTCCATTATAGTAG ATAACTGCAAGAAGCTCGGGCTTGTGTTCGATAATGTGGTTGGCATCCTCGAAGTCATCAACTCCAGAGACATTCAGCTCCAG GTTCTGGGGAAAGTGCCCACCATTTCAATTAATAAGACAGAGGGCTGCCAAGTCTACCTGAGTCAGGAGTCTCTGGGCTGTGAGATCGTCAGTGCCACAAGTTCTGAAATGAACATCCTAGTTCCTCAAGGAGATGACGACTAT AAAGAGTTTCCAGTTCCGGAGCAGTTTAAGACAGTTTGGGACGGGTCCAAGCTGGTGACGGAGCCCACAGAGATTGCTGGCTGA